The genomic region CAAAGCGCGGCATCAGATGCCCGAGTCGGCCGTACGGACCAGGATGCGGCCGCAGTTCTCGTGGCGCACGACCTGGTCGCGGGCCGCGGCCTTGATCTCGTTGACCTCGGCCATGTCGAGCTCCAGGCGGCAGCCCTCGCAGCGGCGCTGGTACAGGCGCGCGGCACCGACCCCGCCCTGCTTGACGCGGATCTTCTCGTACAGCGCCATCAGGTCGGCCGGCATGGAGGCGACGATGACCTCGCGGTCCTTGGCGATCTTGGCGGCTTCGGCGTCGAGCTCGCCGGTGGCCGCGTCACGGCGCGCGATGGCGTCCGCCAGCTTGGTCTCCAGGCCGGCGACGCGGTCGGTGAGCTCGGTGACCCGCTCCTGCGCGGCCTCCAGGCGCTCCATGACCTCCAGGACCACGTCCTCCAGGTCGCCCTGCCGCTTGGCCAGGGAGACGACCTCGCTCTGCAGGTTCGCCAGGTCCCGGGCCGAAATGCCCACGCCGGAGTCCAGGCGCTGCTGGTCGCGGGCCGCGCGCTGGCGCACCTGGTCCACGTCCTGCTCGGCCTTGGTCTGCTCGCGCGCGGCGTCGCTGGCCTGCGTCTGGGCGGCGACGAGCAGGTCGCGCTGCTGGGTGAGGTCCTTGGTCAGCGAGTCGACCTCGGCGTGCTCGGGCAGCGACTTGCGCTTGTGGGCGAGCTGAGACAGCCGGACGTCCAGGGCCTGGACGTCGAGAAGTCGGATCTGGTCGGCGGGCTCGGCGTTCAGTTGGGGGCTCCTGAGATAGAAGAGGGAGGTGAGGAAACGTCGGACGGCGCGTGCGCCGTCCACGGGTCGGTGACCGTGCGCGAGACATGGGTACGCAGACCCCAGCCATGGCGCTCGGAAATCGCGTCGAGCTGTGCGGCGGCCTGCTCGCACCAGGGCCATTCGGTAGCCCAGTGGGCGGCGTCGACGAGGGCGAGCGGGCTCTGCTCGCGGGCCTCGGACACCGGGTGGTGGCGCAGGTCGGCGGTGAGGAAGACGTCCACGCCCGCCGCCCTGACCTGGTCGAAGAGGCTGTCGCCGGAGCCGCCGCTGACGGCGATGCGGCGGATCTGCGCGTCCGGGTCGCCGGCGACGCGGATGCCCTGGGCGGTCGCCGGCAGCGAGGCCGCGGCGCGGGCTGCGAACTCGCGCAGGGTCTCGGGGTGGTCCAGTTCGCAGATCCGGCCCAGGCCCCGGCGGCCGGCCGGGTCGGTGGCGTCGGGCACCAGCGGGCCGGTGATCCGCAGGTCCAGGGCGCCGGCGAGGGCGTCGGAGACACCGGGGTCGGCGGTGTCGGCGTTGGTGTGGGCGACGTGCAGCGCGATGTCGTTCTTGATCAGCGTGTGCACGACGCGGCCCTTGAAGGTGCCGGCCTCGACGGTGGTGGTGCCGCGCAGATAGAGGGGGTGGTGGGTGACGATCAGGTCGGCGCCCAGCTTCACCGCCTCGTCGGCGATCTCCTGTACGGGGTCCACGGCGAACAGCACCCGGGAGACCTCGGCTTCGGGGTCGCCGCAGACGGTGCCGACGGCATCCCACTGCTCGGCCCGCGAGGGGGGCCAGAGAGCGTCCAGCGCGGCGATGACTTCAGAGAGACGGGGCACGGGCCAAGGCTACCGTCCGGTGCGACCGTCCCCGCCAGGACGGGCCCCGCCCCGGCCCTGCTCCCGGCCCCACGACGGCCGGGGCGGGTGAGCGCCCGGATCTTGCACAGCACAACCGTCTCCTGAGCCAAAGACGAATCGCCGCCCGGCCACCCGTATGTGTGAAGCGGGCTTGGCCGCACTGTTCGTCAGGAACGGCGAAAACTAGCTTCGCCACCGGAGGTGAAGCACGGATGACTGTCTGTGCCATCGAAATGACGACCACGGGCCCGTTCACGATCGCCGCGGACGGGTCGTACGCCGCCCGCCTCGCAGGGAACGGCGAGGCGCTCTACGCGGAGCGCTGGACCCTGGCCGGGCCCGAGCCGTACGCGGTGCCGCTGCCGCTCGCGCAGCCCGAGGAGGCCGACAGCGAGCTGCTGCCCCTGACCGACGGGCGGGTGCTGATCCACCGGCGGGTGGCGGAGCGGCACGCCTTCGCCCTGCTGTACCCGACGGGCGCCGCTGCCGGGCCGCGCACCGGGGAGCTCCAGCTGGGTGCGGTGGAGCCGGAGGAAGGAAGGGACGTACGGGTCCGCCTGCTGCCCCCGTCCCCGGACGGCCGCGACGCCTTCGCCCTGGCCGTGACCGACGCCGGGACCACGGTGTGGCGGGTGGCCGGTGGCCGCTCCGGGCCGGAGCGGGTCGCCCGGATCCCGGGCCGCTGCTCCGGCGGCGTATGGCTGGACCGCGTGGGCCGGCTGCTGGCCCTGGACCGCGAGCTGGACGGCACCACCAAGGCCGTCGCCGTCGACCTGGTGCGCGGCGGCGAGGTCTCCCCGCTGCTCCAGATCACCGAGGCCAGCGACGACCGGCTGCTGCTGGCCGACCCGGACAGCGGCCTGCTGCTGATCCGATCGGACGCGCCGGGCGAACCGCGCCTGGGCTGGGGGGTGCTGGGCAGTTCGCTGCCGGTCCGCTTCCCGGAGTGTTTGCGGCTGGGGGACGCGCACCCGTTCGCCGTGCAGCCCGGCCAGGCGCTGATGCCGGAGACCAGCGGGGTGGCCCTGCGGCTGCCCGACGGCGGGATCGGGCTGTGGCGCCCCGCCGACCGGCACCTCTTCCGGCTCGGGGCGCCCGCGGGCTGGCTCGGCGGGACGGGCCTGTGGAGTCCGCAGGGCCGCCTGCACCTCCCGTACGCGACCCCCGAAGTCCCCTGCGGGATCGTCGGGATGAGCCTGCCGGTCTCCCCTCCCCCGCCGGTCCGCCTGGACCCCGTCCCACCGCCCCCGACGCGCCCCATCCCCCTCCAGCAGGCCCCGCTGCGATAGGCACGGGCGATGACCGGCGTGCACTACCGGGAGCCGGCCGATCTGCACGGGCCTCTGGGCTTCCTGTCGGCCCGCTGACCAGCGCGGCGGCGGGTCTGGGTGCACGACCCGGACCCGCCGCCGCAGCGCCGCGGATCAGCCGTGCTTGAGGCCCAGGACCTCCGTCGCGGCGAAGGTCTCGTTCGCCGGGCGGGAGTCGTAGTGCGGGGTCAGGACCTCGTCGAGCTCCTCGTAGGAGAAGGCCTCCTTGGTCGTGTCGAACTTCGCCGCCACCCTCGGGCGTTCCATCACGACCACGATCCCGCCGTGCACGACGAACAGCTGCCCGTTGGCCTTCGCGGCGGCCGGTGAGGCCAGGTAGCCGACGAGCGGGGAGACGTGCTCGGGGGCGAGGGCGTCCAGCTTGCCCTCCTCCGGGACCTGGAAGCCCGCGAAGACGTCCTCGGTCATCCGGGTGCGGGCGCGCGGGCAGATGGCGTTGGCCGTCACCCCGTACTTGGCGAGGGCCAGGGCGGTGGAGGTGGTCAGGCCCACGATGCCGCCCTTGGCCGCCGCGTAGTTCGGCTGGCCGGCCGAGCCGCCGAGGAAGGCCTCGGAGGAGGTGTTGACGATCCGGCCGTAGACCGGCCCGCCCGCCGCCTTCGACCGCTCGCGCCAGTGCACGGACGCGAAGTGCGTGGTGTTGAAGTGGCCCTTGAGGTGGACCCGGATCACCGAGTCCCACTCCTCCTCGGACATCGAGAAGACCATCCGGTCGCGCAGGATGCCCGCGTTGTTGACCAGGATGTCGAGCTTGCCGAAGCTGACCACCGCCAGGTCCACCAGCTCGCGCGCCTGCTCGAAGTCGGCCACGTCGCCCAGGTGCGCCACCGCCCGGCCGCCCGCGGCGCGGATCTCCGCGGCCACCTCCTGTGCCGGGGAGGCCGAGGCCTCCCCGGAGCCGTCCCGGCCGGGCTGCCCGAAGTCGTTGACGACCACGCTCGCGCCGAGCCGTGCGAGCTCGATCGCCTCGGCCCGGCCGAGGCCGCGGCCCGCGCCCGTGACGATGGCGCTGAGCCCCTCAAGTGGCAGTGACATCTGTACGGTTCCTCTCGCAGATCTCGGAGCGGGTCAGAGTTCGATGCAGGTGCGCAGGGCCACGCCCGTACGCATCTGGTCGAGTGCGTCGTTGATCTCGGCGAGCTGCACCCGGTGCGTGATCAGACCCGCCAGGTCCACCCGGCCGGCCCGCCACAGCGCGATGGTGCGCTCGTAGGAGCGGAGCACGTCCCCGCCGCCGTACATCGAGGGCAGGATCTTCTTCTCGTCGAAGAAGAGCGAGAACATGTCGATCTGGAAGTTGTCGTCCATGGCGCCCGCGCCGACGATGACCACGCTGCCGCCGCGCCGGGTCATCTTGTACGCGGTCTGCGCGGTGGCGGACTTGCCGACGACCTCGAAGACGTAGTCGAAGCCCTCGCCGCCGGTGATCCGGTTCTTGGCGTCGTCGAAGGCGTCCGGGGCGACCGCCTCGGAGGCGCCGAACCGCAGGGCGGCCTCGCGCCGCGACTCCACCGGGTCGACGGCGATGATCTGCGCCGCGCCCTGGACCTTGGCGCCCTGGATGACGGATATGCCGACGCCGCCGCAGCCGATGACGGCGACCGAGGAACCGGCCTCCACCTTGGCGGTGTTGATGGCCGCGCCGAGGCCGGTGGTGACGCCGCAGCCGATGAGCGCGGCGATGTCGAAGGGCACGTCGTCGGGGATCGGGACGGCGCACTTGGCGTCGACCACGAGTTCCTCGGCGAAGGTGCCGGTGGCGGCGAAGCCGAAGATGTCGCCTCCCGCGCGGCGGAAGTTGGGGGTGCCCGCGTTGACCAGGCTCTCCAGGCACAGGTGGCCCTGGCCGCGCTTGCAGGACGGGCAGTGGCCGCACGGCGGCAGCCAGCAGACGAGGACGCGGTCGCCGGGCTTGTGACCGGTGACCCCGTCGCCGACGTCGGAGATCACTCCGGAGCCCTCGTGGCCCGGGATGAAGGGGGCGGGCTGCGGCAGGACGCCGCTCATCGCGGAGAGGTCCGAGTGGCACAGGCCGGTGGCCTTGATCCGGATCTTCACCTTGCCGGGGCCGAGGCCCACGGCCTCCATGTCGTCGACC from Streptomyces sp. NBC_00190 harbors:
- a CDS encoding zinc ribbon domain-containing protein; the encoded protein is MNAEPADQIRLLDVQALDVRLSQLAHKRKSLPEHAEVDSLTKDLTQQRDLLVAAQTQASDAAREQTKAEQDVDQVRQRAARDQQRLDSGVGISARDLANLQSEVVSLAKRQGDLEDVVLEVMERLEAAQERVTELTDRVAGLETKLADAIARRDAATGELDAEAAKIAKDREVIVASMPADLMALYEKIRVKQGGVGAARLYQRRCEGCRLELDMAEVNEIKAAARDQVVRHENCGRILVRTADSGI
- a CDS encoding Nif3-like dinuclear metal center hexameric protein, which gives rise to MPRLSEVIAALDALWPPSRAEQWDAVGTVCGDPEAEVSRVLFAVDPVQEIADEAVKLGADLIVTHHPLYLRGTTTVEAGTFKGRVVHTLIKNDIALHVAHTNADTADPGVSDALAGALDLRITGPLVPDATDPAGRRGLGRICELDHPETLREFAARAAASLPATAQGIRVAGDPDAQIRRIAVSGGSGDSLFDQVRAAGVDVFLTADLRHHPVSEAREQSPLALVDAAHWATEWPWCEQAAAQLDAISERHGWGLRTHVSRTVTDPWTAHAPSDVSSPPSSISGAPN
- a CDS encoding 3-oxoacyl-ACP reductase → MSLPLEGLSAIVTGAGRGLGRAEAIELARLGASVVVNDFGQPGRDGSGEASASPAQEVAAEIRAAGGRAVAHLGDVADFEQARELVDLAVVSFGKLDILVNNAGILRDRMVFSMSEEEWDSVIRVHLKGHFNTTHFASVHWRERSKAAGGPVYGRIVNTSSEAFLGGSAGQPNYAAAKGGIVGLTTSTALALAKYGVTANAICPRARTRMTEDVFAGFQVPEEGKLDALAPEHVSPLVGYLASPAAAKANGQLFVVHGGIVVVMERPRVAAKFDTTKEAFSYEELDEVLTPHYDSRPANETFAATEVLGLKHG
- a CDS encoding Zn-dependent alcohol dehydrogenase, which encodes MRAALQSEIGQDKLEVVDDMEAVGLGPGKVKIRIKATGLCHSDLSAMSGVLPQPAPFIPGHEGSGVISDVGDGVTGHKPGDRVLVCWLPPCGHCPSCKRGQGHLCLESLVNAGTPNFRRAGGDIFGFAATGTFAEELVVDAKCAVPIPDDVPFDIAALIGCGVTTGLGAAINTAKVEAGSSVAVIGCGGVGISVIQGAKVQGAAQIIAVDPVESRREAALRFGASEAVAPDAFDDAKNRITGGEGFDYVFEVVGKSATAQTAYKMTRRGGSVVIVGAGAMDDNFQIDMFSLFFDEKKILPSMYGGGDVLRSYERTIALWRAGRVDLAGLITHRVQLAEINDALDQMRTGVALRTCIEL